The Actinoplanes sp. N902-109 genomic interval ACCCGGGCCCGGTGCCCGGCCCACCAGCCGCCGCCGGTCGTGACCAGGATCGCCACCGCAACGGTGACCAGGGTGAACACCCGGTCGGTGCCGGGCTGGCGGGAGATCCGGGCGGCGGTCAGCCCGAGCCGTAGCCGGCCCGCCCGCAGCGCCGCCCCGCCGAGCCGGTCGGCGACCCGGCTGAGCACCCGGGCCAGCAGCAGCGCCACGGCGAGGGCCACCAGGGCGGGCGCGACCAGCGCGAGACCACGCCCGGTGTCGTCGGCCCGGGCCTGGTAGGCCGCCGCGGCCGCGACCGCGAGCAGCACCAGGTCGAGCAGGTCGGCGCGCCAGGTACGGCGGTGCGGCGGCACCCGCCGCAGCAGCGTCGCGACCGGCAGCCGCAGCACCGCGATCTCCACCGCGGCCAGCACCAGCAGGCCACCGAGCAGCACGGCAGCGGCGGCTGCGGCGCACAGCTGCAGGGCCGGACGGCGGTCGGCGGAGCTCAGCGGGCCGCCCAGCCACCAGCCGGCCAGCACCCCGAGCGGGGCCCCGGCCAGCACCCCGGCCAGCATCGGCACGAGGTGCTGCCCGAACGCCAGGCGCAGCATGCCGCCACGGGTACTGCCGCGCAGCTTCAGCAGGGCGGCGTCACCGCGGCGGTCCCGGCCGGTGTAGCGCCCGGCCAGGCCCATCGCGAACCAGCTGAGCACCAGCACCTGGGCCAGGGCCACGAACACCGCGTTGCGCAGCAGCTCCCGGTCGACCGCGATGCGTGCCAGCAGGGTCCGGGTGGGGTTGACCAGGCGCAGGTCGGCGTCGGTGAACGCGCGCTCGGCCCGGGTCAGGGCGGCGTCGAGGTCGTAGCCGCCGTCGCCGCGCAGCAGCGGGTCCGGGACGCTGACGTCGTAGGCCAGCGTCGGCGACACCAGCCGCGGGTCGGTGAACGTGTCGAGCACGCTGAACGCCGGGTCGAGGCCGTCACCGCCGCGGAACAGCGTGTTGCTCCAGTACGCACCGGCCGGGTCAGCCGGCGTGTACCGGCCCACGATGCGCAGCGGGACCGGGTCGGACAGCTGGGTGAGGCTCAGGTTGAGCTTGTCGCCGATGTCCAGGTGCAGCCGCTGGGCGTCGTCCTGGCTGATCACCGCGTCGCCGGGCCGCGCCGGGCAGCTCCCGACGAGGCGCAGGTGGTCGCACAGGTCGTCGCGGTACGCCACCGACATGGCCGGCCCGTCCTCGGCGACGCCGGTGTCCGGGTTGCCGCCACCGGTCCAGACGTACAGCGCCAGCGTCATCCCCAGCATGGGCCGCAGGTCGGGCAGCGGCAGGGCCCCGCGCACGGCGTTCCCGAACGCGTCGAGGGCCTGCCGCGGGTCGCCCGAGGTCTCGGTGATCTGCCGGACCGAGACGATCCGGTCGGCGGCCGGGGCGTTGCTGACGTCGGCCGCGGCGGCCCGGCTGCCGGCCGCGAACGCGTACCAGGGGCCGGCCACCGCGACGGCCGCGGCGAGGGCCGTGAGCACCAGGACCGTCAGGGCCTGCGCCGCACGAGCCCGCACCGCACCGAGAATCAGACCGATCATTCGCACCCCTCAGCCGTACGT includes:
- a CDS encoding FtsX-like permease family protein; the protein is MIGLILGAVRARAAQALTVLVLTALAAAVAVAGPWYAFAAGSRAAAADVSNAPAADRIVSVRQITETSGDPRQALDAFGNAVRGALPLPDLRPMLGMTLALYVWTGGGNPDTGVAEDGPAMSVAYRDDLCDHLRLVGSCPARPGDAVISQDDAQRLHLDIGDKLNLSLTQLSDPVPLRIVGRYTPADPAGAYWSNTLFRGGDGLDPAFSVLDTFTDPRLVSPTLAYDVSVPDPLLRGDGGYDLDAALTRAERAFTDADLRLVNPTRTLLARIAVDRELLRNAVFVALAQVLVLSWFAMGLAGRYTGRDRRGDAALLKLRGSTRGGMLRLAFGQHLVPMLAGVLAGAPLGVLAGWWLGGPLSSADRRPALQLCAAAAAAVLLGGLLVLAAVEIAVLRLPVATLLRRVPPHRRTWRADLLDLVLLAVAAAAAYQARADDTGRGLALVAPALVALAVALLLARVLSRVADRLGGAALRAGRLRLGLTAARISRQPGTDRVFTLVTVAVAILVTTGGGWWAGHRARVERSEIELGAPRVLTVEAASRTALEHAVRTADPGGRQAMAVVADTGSAPPLYAVDSSRLAAVTDWRPEYGDPALLSRAVSTPRPAPAPQVTGDRLTLGVSNAGKEPVRVTVVLQTEDTGRTVNVVLGTVEPGTHRLSAPVDGCTGGSGCRLVRFELGRPEQPPIGADLTVTTLSQQHPARPVLDVAALGDISRWRGDFTGFALQLSAGAKGLTLRLNSPPEGTAQVGTRAYAVDTTLPLPVVLAGPAPNSWQFGDPLLYTIGPGAVPVRVVGTAAVLPSAGRSGFLTDLDAVRRLAGDADDGGTYQVWLAAGAPRSVVTALARAGLTIEGDDTTGAAAARLAEQGTARGAAFALFAAIAAVLLAAATVAVAVAADRGPHLEQLRALRVQGLPRRPARQIGTATGTSLVLAAVLAGLLAAAVAQPIAGHGTDAFTDGWTVIPPPPPLSAVVLAAAGAMALIVFALAAQLPLRRMQ